A genomic stretch from Methanoculleus horonobensis includes:
- a CDS encoding PINc/VapC family ATPase: MKIVPDTSVVIDGRITSLIKTGEYKGATIIIPEAVVAELEAQANQGREIGFSGLNELQELFRMSEENVIELRFAGERPSLDQVKLSSGGEIDALIRNVAIDHDARFITSDLVQAEVAKAKGLDVTYLRPQIGDFSPLSIDQYLDEETIAITLKERARPVAKIGKLRDTRLVTLRDAPMTEYELKGMAQELLERAKRDPDGFIELEKRGITVVQIGSLRISIARRPFSDGMEITVVRPLVDLSLDDYDMAPEIKQRILGNRRGVLIAGPPGAGKTTLAQSLATFLADNNFVVKTMEAPRDLQVPDHITQYTALEGSMANTAEALLLVRPDYVIFDELRKNEDFTVYADMRLAGMGMVSVVHAMEVHDCLRRFCDRVDYSILPQIINTVIYVVQGAIAKIYDLELTIKAPEGMPGDVHIRPVIVVREHARREPEIEIFRYEGETLVMPLARKKNAAGPAAAPAEPPVVAAPAAAEPEENVTWKVAEKEVQREIGRYTSGPVEVRIISDNKAVVYIEDKDVPAAIGKGGKNVSAIVNKLGIGIDIRPRSELEAQKPVEEEMHLAGGIKIRIDKKQLTIVSPENRGKIVDVFAGKEYLFTATVNEEGDILLAKNSTIAQEMIKRYNEGETIRLRPV, encoded by the coding sequence ATGAAAATTGTACCCGATACAAGCGTCGTAATAGACGGACGCATAACATCGCTGATAAAAACCGGAGAATATAAGGGCGCAACAATAATCATACCGGAAGCCGTCGTCGCCGAGCTGGAGGCCCAGGCGAATCAGGGGCGGGAGATAGGGTTTTCCGGTCTGAACGAACTCCAGGAACTCTTCCGGATGTCGGAGGAGAACGTCATCGAACTCCGGTTTGCCGGAGAACGCCCGAGCCTCGATCAGGTGAAACTCTCCAGCGGTGGCGAGATCGATGCCCTGATCCGGAACGTCGCGATCGACCACGATGCACGGTTCATCACGAGCGATCTCGTGCAGGCGGAGGTGGCGAAGGCAAAAGGGCTCGACGTCACCTACCTGCGGCCGCAGATCGGCGACTTCTCGCCGCTCTCGATCGACCAGTATCTCGACGAGGAGACGATCGCGATCACGCTCAAGGAGCGGGCCCGGCCGGTTGCAAAGATCGGGAAACTCCGGGATACCCGCCTGGTAACCCTCCGGGATGCGCCGATGACCGAGTACGAACTCAAGGGCATGGCGCAGGAACTCCTCGAGCGGGCGAAACGCGATCCGGACGGCTTCATCGAACTCGAGAAGCGTGGGATCACGGTCGTCCAGATCGGGTCGCTCCGGATCTCGATTGCCCGGCGACCGTTCTCGGACGGGATGGAGATCACGGTCGTTCGGCCGCTTGTCGACCTCTCGCTCGATGACTACGACATGGCACCGGAGATCAAGCAGCGGATCCTCGGGAACCGCCGCGGTGTCCTGATTGCGGGCCCGCCGGGGGCGGGGAAGACCACCCTCGCCCAGAGCCTTGCGACGTTCCTCGCCGACAACAACTTCGTCGTGAAGACGATGGAGGCCCCGCGGGACCTGCAGGTGCCCGACCACATCACCCAGTACACGGCGCTCGAGGGAAGCATGGCGAATACCGCCGAAGCCCTTCTGCTCGTCCGGCCCGACTACGTGATCTTCGATGAACTCCGCAAAAACGAGGACTTCACCGTCTACGCGGATATGCGCCTCGCCGGGATGGGCATGGTCAGCGTGGTCCACGCCATGGAGGTGCACGACTGCCTCCGGCGGTTCTGCGACCGCGTGGACTACAGCATCCTGCCGCAGATCATCAACACCGTCATCTACGTCGTCCAGGGTGCTATCGCGAAGATCTACGACCTCGAACTGACGATCAAGGCACCGGAGGGCATGCCCGGCGACGTGCATATCCGCCCGGTGATCGTCGTCCGCGAACACGCCCGGCGGGAACCCGAGATCGAGATCTTCCGCTATGAAGGGGAGACCCTGGTGATGCCGCTCGCCCGGAAGAAGAACGCCGCAGGACCTGCCGCCGCACCGGCGGAGCCGCCGGTCGTCGCGGCACCGGCAGCAGCGGAGCCCGAGGAGAACGTCACCTGGAAGGTCGCCGAGAAGGAGGTTCAGCGCGAGATCGGGCGCTACACGAGCGGCCCGGTCGAGGTCCGGATCATCAGCGACAACAAGGCCGTCGTCTATATCGAGGACAAGGACGTCCCGGCGGCGATCGGGAAGGGCGGCAAGAACGTCTCGGCGATCGTGAATAAACTGGGCATCGGGATCGACATCCGGCCGAGGAGCGAACTCGAAGCGCAGAAACCCGTCGAGGAGGAGATGCACCTTGCCGGCGGCATCAAGATCCGAATCGACAAGAAACAGCTGACGATCGTATCTCCCGAGAACAGGGGCAAGATCGTGGACGTCTTCGCCGGGAAGGAGTATCTCTTCACGGCAACGGTGAACGAGGAGGGAGACATCCTCCTCGCCAAGAACAGCACGATCGCCCAGGAGATGATCAAGCGCTACAACGAGGGCGAGACGATCCGGCTGCGGCCGGTATGA